The following proteins are encoded in a genomic region of Gimesia algae:
- a CDS encoding valine--tRNA ligase has product MTESLEKQYNPESAQQKWYQFWEEKGYFHAEPNPEKEQHTIMIPLPNVTGALHMGHALNGTVQDLITRWRRMQGYEALWMPGTDHAGIATQAVVERRMKEEENLTRHDIGREALVERIWDWKDQYEKRILNQLRKLGASCDWQRTRFTLDDMCSKAVRRTFLKLFSDDLIYRGKRLVNWDPFLQTAVADDEVFSEDIAGQFWTFQYPVVGSDERISFSTTRPETMLGDTAVCVHPSDERYTHLVGKLVRIPLNGREIPIIADALLADKDLGTGAVKVTPAHDPNDYACGLRNDLEQINILNPDGTMNDATGAYEGLDRYAARKKVVEDMDQLGFFIEVEDRQIPVKHSDRSKTPIEPYLSDQWFVKMDTLAQSAIDAVEDGRVRFFPSRYSKTYLDWLKEKRDWCISRQLWWGHRIPIWYCDTCSEDDLKLAFGDRYDVDYRRNDEDTCWLICSETDLTGDELGVAHKLTQDEDVLDTWFSSALWPHATLGWPDKNPDLDYFYPGSVLVTSRDIITLWVARMVLTGLYNMEDIPFKHVCIHPKILDGFGQTMSKSKGNGVDPMDLIDKYGVDAVRFTIASFAGETQDVRLPVGYEDPETGEVVPQTLEHQTTTPSGGAKPRIKFPKSGKSYQYTSPWFDPDPGEKVARIVSERFEYGRNFCNKLWNASRFAMLNLEGYTPAPLQESDLKMEDRWILSRLSTVAEEMTTVLSRYQFDVATRAIRDFTWNEFCDWYLEMIKPRLWDEEQKPAAQRVLVGVLDALLRLLQPFVPFITEELWQRLNEIAPKRGLFTPEQGAESIMIADWPEPPKDWQDPQLEKRFERLQEMIVAVRNIRAVYKISPATPLQLFLRCESSVADDMQNVAGQFDNLAKTLLESAGADVKRPSGSATFSLNDVDGFIALEGIIDLEAELERLRGEAEKLEKHIVTSEKKLANKNFVDRAPADVVAGVQETLSGNQKQLQSVLKTIDELEGK; this is encoded by the coding sequence ATGACCGAATCGTTAGAGAAACAGTATAACCCTGAAAGTGCACAACAGAAGTGGTATCAATTCTGGGAAGAGAAAGGCTATTTTCACGCCGAACCCAATCCGGAAAAAGAACAGCACACGATTATGATTCCGCTCCCCAACGTCACCGGGGCACTGCACATGGGTCATGCCCTCAATGGGACTGTCCAGGACCTGATCACCCGCTGGCGACGCATGCAAGGTTACGAAGCCCTCTGGATGCCCGGAACCGATCATGCCGGCATTGCCACTCAGGCGGTGGTAGAACGCCGTATGAAGGAAGAGGAAAACCTGACACGCCACGACATCGGTCGTGAAGCGCTGGTCGAGCGGATCTGGGACTGGAAAGATCAATACGAAAAACGCATTTTGAATCAGCTCAGAAAACTGGGCGCCAGCTGTGACTGGCAGCGCACACGGTTTACCCTGGATGACATGTGCTCCAAAGCGGTCCGCCGTACCTTCCTGAAACTGTTCTCTGACGATCTCATCTATCGTGGAAAACGCCTGGTCAACTGGGACCCGTTCCTGCAGACCGCTGTGGCTGACGATGAAGTTTTTTCAGAAGACATTGCCGGCCAGTTCTGGACCTTTCAGTATCCGGTTGTCGGCAGTGACGAACGGATTTCTTTTTCGACCACGCGTCCGGAAACCATGCTCGGCGATACCGCTGTGTGCGTTCATCCTTCCGATGAACGTTATACACACCTGGTCGGCAAATTGGTTCGCATTCCGTTAAACGGGCGCGAAATCCCGATTATTGCGGATGCATTGCTGGCGGATAAAGATCTGGGGACCGGAGCCGTCAAAGTGACTCCCGCGCATGATCCCAACGACTATGCCTGCGGATTACGAAATGATCTGGAGCAGATCAATATTCTGAACCCGGACGGCACGATGAACGACGCGACCGGCGCGTATGAAGGCCTGGATCGTTACGCGGCTCGTAAAAAAGTCGTGGAAGATATGGACCAACTGGGTTTCTTTATCGAAGTCGAAGACCGACAGATTCCTGTCAAACACAGTGATCGTTCGAAAACTCCCATCGAACCTTATCTCTCCGATCAATGGTTCGTCAAAATGGATACACTCGCGCAATCTGCCATTGATGCTGTTGAGGATGGTCGCGTGCGATTCTTTCCCAGCCGCTACTCCAAAACGTATCTGGACTGGCTCAAAGAAAAGCGCGACTGGTGTATCAGCCGTCAACTCTGGTGGGGACATCGCATTCCCATCTGGTACTGTGATACCTGTTCTGAAGATGACCTGAAGCTGGCATTTGGCGATCGCTATGATGTGGATTATCGTCGCAACGATGAAGATACCTGCTGGCTGATCTGCAGTGAGACGGATCTGACAGGTGATGAACTGGGAGTCGCGCATAAGTTGACCCAGGATGAAGATGTCCTGGATACCTGGTTCAGCAGTGCACTCTGGCCGCATGCCACGCTGGGCTGGCCGGACAAGAATCCGGACCTCGATTATTTCTATCCGGGCAGCGTACTGGTCACCAGCCGCGATATTATTACCCTCTGGGTGGCCCGCATGGTACTGACGGGCCTGTATAACATGGAAGACATTCCCTTCAAACATGTCTGCATCCACCCTAAAATCCTGGACGGTTTCGGGCAGACCATGTCCAAATCCAAAGGCAACGGCGTTGACCCTATGGATCTGATTGACAAATACGGTGTCGATGCGGTCCGGTTTACGATTGCTTCATTCGCAGGAGAAACACAGGACGTCCGCCTCCCGGTGGGTTATGAAGACCCGGAAACCGGTGAAGTCGTGCCTCAAACTCTGGAGCATCAGACAACGACTCCCTCCGGCGGCGCAAAACCACGCATTAAATTCCCCAAGAGTGGAAAATCGTATCAGTATACGAGTCCCTGGTTTGACCCGGATCCCGGCGAAAAGGTCGCCCGCATCGTCAGTGAGCGTTTTGAGTATGGCAGAAACTTCTGTAACAAACTCTGGAACGCCAGTCGCTTTGCCATGCTGAATCTGGAAGGTTACACCCCTGCTCCGCTTCAGGAGTCAGACCTGAAAATGGAAGATCGCTGGATTCTCAGTCGGCTCTCTACGGTTGCAGAAGAAATGACCACCGTATTAAGTCGCTACCAGTTTGATGTGGCCACGCGCGCGATCCGCGATTTCACCTGGAATGAATTCTGCGACTGGTACCTGGAAATGATCAAGCCCCGTCTGTGGGATGAAGAACAGAAACCGGCAGCGCAGCGCGTTCTGGTAGGGGTTCTCGATGCCCTGCTGCGGCTGCTGCAGCCTTTCGTGCCCTTCATTACCGAAGAACTCTGGCAGCGATTGAATGAGATTGCTCCGAAACGGGGACTCTTCACCCCGGAACAAGGGGCAGAAAGCATCATGATTGCTGACTGGCCGGAGCCACCGAAAGACTGGCAGGACCCGCAGCTGGAAAAACGGTTTGAGCGCCTGCAGGAGATGATTGTCGCTGTGCGAAATATTCGTGCCGTCTATAAAATTTCACCGGCAACGCCACTGCAACTTTTCCTGCGTTGTGAATCCAGCGTTGCCGATGATATGCAGAATGTGGCCGGACAGTTCGATAACCTGGCGAAAACATTGCTGGAATCAGCGGGCGCGGATGTCAAACGTCCCAGCGGGTCTGCTACGTTTTCTCTCAACGATGTCGATGGTTTCATCGCCTTGGAAGGCATTATTGACCTGGAAGCAGAATTAGAGCGTCTGCGGGGCGAAGCCGAAAAGCTTGAGAAACATATCGTCACCAGCGAAAAGAAACTGGCCAATAAGAACTTTGTTGATCGGGCCCCCGCGGATGTTGTGGCAGGGGTGCAGGAGACTCTGTCAGGAAATCAGAAACAGCTGCAGAGCGTTCTCAAAACCATCGATGAACTCGAGGGAAAATAG
- a CDS encoding sugar phosphate isomerase family, with the protein MDLMSTIAGSMMEGFFPAGWDLTKIDQCMSADPTTILDRQSWWHAGFEPVLCGSVTDFDTMLGHEIALTIKQSRDAGQKLALILPVGPMGMYRWAVYFLKEWGVSCDHVYGFNMDEWSDADGNTLPPTNPGAFQYAMEQAFYGPLGDLTVPENQRHFATAETLPTYAEKIGELKSAGAKLGVIFGIGRVCHIAFWEPHFAGEFNSEEEWKAQTHRIGAKLHPLTIEQNAVTSFKSRTTLVPAYANTIGPGCFLQADKIIGGCDGIFSRGMQWQGMSVWMTLRHEPSSWIPSTYMTTQPGRLIILDELAGPLVAECN; encoded by the coding sequence ATGGATTTAATGAGTACGATTGCCGGTTCCATGATGGAAGGTTTTTTTCCAGCGGGATGGGATCTGACCAAAATCGATCAGTGCATGAGTGCCGATCCCACGACGATTTTAGACCGTCAGTCCTGGTGGCATGCAGGCTTTGAGCCTGTCCTGTGCGGGAGCGTGACTGATTTCGATACGATGTTGGGTCATGAGATCGCTTTAACGATTAAGCAGTCTAGAGATGCTGGTCAAAAGCTGGCGTTGATTCTGCCCGTAGGCCCGATGGGCATGTATCGCTGGGCTGTGTACTTCCTCAAAGAATGGGGTGTATCCTGCGACCATGTGTATGGCTTCAATATGGATGAGTGGAGCGATGCGGACGGAAATACACTGCCTCCCACCAACCCTGGGGCGTTTCAGTACGCTATGGAGCAGGCTTTTTATGGTCCTCTCGGTGACTTGACGGTTCCCGAGAACCAACGTCACTTTGCGACTGCCGAGACTCTTCCCACTTATGCAGAAAAAATTGGTGAGTTGAAATCAGCGGGTGCGAAACTGGGGGTCATTTTCGGTATCGGACGTGTCTGTCATATCGCATTCTGGGAACCTCACTTCGCCGGAGAATTCAATTCCGAGGAAGAATGGAAAGCACAGACACATCGCATCGGTGCCAAGCTGCATCCTTTAACAATTGAGCAGAACGCTGTGACGAGCTTTAAAAGCCGCACCACTCTGGTTCCCGCGTATGCCAATACGATTGGTCCCGGTTGTTTTCTGCAGGCCGACAAGATTATCGGTGGCTGTGACGGCATCTTCTCGCGGGGTATGCAGTGGCAGGGGATGAGTGTCTGGATGACGTTACGACATGAACCCTCCAGTTGGATTCCGTCTACCTACATGACGACTCAACCCGGGCGCCTGATTATTCTGGACGAACTGGCCGGTCCACTCGTAGCGGAGTGTAATTAA
- a CDS encoding bifunctional nuclease family protein, translating into MLVEMELSRIIISEIGDQQVIYLREVEGERVFPILIGIFEATTIDRRVNQEFSPQRPLTHDLLKNTIESLGGILKDIVITHLEDHTYYAVLRVEQDGELVEIDSRPSDAIALSIHYKPPLPIYVHESVLEQTAG; encoded by the coding sequence TTGTTAGTGGAAATGGAGTTATCTCGCATTATTATCAGCGAGATCGGTGATCAGCAGGTGATCTACCTGCGCGAAGTCGAGGGCGAGCGTGTCTTCCCGATCCTGATTGGGATCTTTGAAGCCACCACGATTGACCGCCGTGTGAATCAGGAGTTTTCCCCCCAGCGTCCGCTCACGCATGACCTGTTGAAGAATACCATCGAATCCCTGGGGGGCATCTTAAAAGATATCGTGATCACGCACCTGGAAGACCACACCTACTATGCCGTCCTGCGAGTGGAACAGGATGGGGAACTGGTCGAGATTGACAGCCGTCCCAGCGATGCGATCGCGTTGTCGATTCACTACAAACCACCACTGCCGATTTATGTGCATGAATCGGTTCTGGAGCAGACAGCAGGTTAA
- the cimA gene encoding citramalate synthase, with protein MARIQMYDTTLRDGSQGEGVNFSLEDKLQITAKLDEMGFDYIEGGYPLSNPKDTEYFQRVAEMDLKHAKVTAFGMTRRKEIEAKDDVGMQALRDSQAPVVTIVGKTWDLHVTEVLRVSLEENLAMIADSVGFIKSCGREVIYDAEHFFDGFRANPEYALKTIKAAADAGADIVIPCDTNGGSLPEVITKYVDLVRSEVDVPLGIHCHNDCDLATANSLAAVEHGAIQVQGTINGIGERCGNADLISVIANLVTKKEGYSVLLDSKLHHLTELSRYVYELANMNFRSGQPFVGSSAFAHKGGMHVHAVNRIARSYEHIEPEVVGNERKVLVSELSGRSNIVAKTTKMQLDNDPELLTRILEKVQDLENEGYQFEAAEASFDLLVKKVAGTFKPHFEKIHYRVNVESDNTHEPLTEATIKLIVNGQQEHVVGEGDGPVNALDTALRKALCPAYPALEKMHLVDYKVRVINSAEGTAASVRVVIESRDEHKVWSSIGVSENVIEASWLALADSVEYKLYKDEGTILG; from the coding sequence ATGGCCCGAATTCAGATGTATGACACCACTTTGCGGGATGGCAGCCAGGGAGAAGGCGTGAACTTCTCATTGGAGGATAAGCTGCAGATTACCGCAAAGCTCGATGAGATGGGTTTCGATTACATTGAAGGCGGCTACCCCCTTTCGAATCCGAAAGACACTGAATATTTCCAGCGTGTCGCGGAAATGGATCTGAAGCACGCCAAAGTGACCGCATTTGGCATGACCCGCCGCAAAGAGATCGAAGCCAAAGACGATGTCGGCATGCAGGCTTTGCGTGACTCACAGGCCCCCGTGGTGACGATTGTCGGTAAAACCTGGGACCTGCATGTGACTGAAGTCCTGCGGGTCTCACTCGAAGAGAATCTGGCGATGATTGCCGATTCGGTCGGCTTTATCAAATCATGCGGACGAGAAGTCATCTACGATGCAGAACATTTCTTTGATGGCTTTCGCGCCAATCCGGAATATGCACTCAAAACCATCAAAGCAGCAGCCGACGCAGGAGCAGATATCGTCATCCCCTGCGATACCAACGGCGGCAGCCTGCCCGAAGTCATCACGAAATACGTCGATCTGGTACGATCAGAAGTGGACGTTCCACTGGGAATTCACTGCCATAACGACTGCGATCTGGCGACTGCCAATTCACTGGCGGCGGTCGAACACGGCGCCATCCAGGTTCAGGGTACTATCAACGGGATTGGAGAACGCTGTGGCAATGCCGACCTGATCAGCGTGATCGCTAATCTGGTAACGAAAAAAGAGGGGTATTCGGTTTTACTGGACAGCAAGCTGCATCACCTGACCGAACTTTCGCGCTATGTATATGAACTGGCTAACATGAATTTCCGCTCCGGCCAGCCTTTTGTCGGCAGCAGTGCTTTTGCTCACAAAGGGGGCATGCACGTGCATGCCGTCAACCGCATTGCACGCAGCTACGAACATATCGAACCGGAAGTTGTCGGCAATGAACGCAAAGTGCTGGTGAGTGAACTGTCAGGTCGCTCCAACATCGTCGCTAAAACAACTAAGATGCAGCTCGACAACGATCCGGAACTGCTCACCCGGATTCTAGAAAAAGTGCAGGATCTGGAAAACGAAGGCTATCAGTTTGAAGCCGCGGAAGCATCCTTCGATCTGCTGGTCAAGAAAGTCGCCGGGACCTTCAAACCACATTTCGAAAAGATCCATTATCGCGTGAATGTAGAGTCCGACAATACCCACGAACCGCTCACGGAAGCGACCATCAAACTAATCGTCAACGGCCAGCAGGAGCATGTGGTGGGCGAAGGTGACGGTCCGGTGAATGCTCTGGATACGGCTCTCAGAAAAGCCCTCTGCCCTGCTTACCCTGCCCTCGAAAAAATGCATCTGGTTGATTACAAGGTCCGCGTAATCAACTCCGCAGAGGGTACCGCCGCCAGTGTGCGTGTGGTGATTGAAAGCCGGGATGAACACAAGGTCTGGAGCAGTATCGGCGTCAGTGAGAACGTGATCGAAGCCAGTTGGCTGGCGTTGGCAGACAGCGTCGAATATAAGCTCTACAAGGATGAAGGAACGATTTTAGGCTAA